In a genomic window of Methylovirgula sp. 4M-Z18:
- the hutU gene encoding urocanate hydratase: MTRLDNSRVIRAAHGTDLSAKSWLTEAPLRMLMNNLDPDVAERPGELVVYGGIGRAARDWESYDRIVKSLKELESDQTLIVQSGKPVAVFRTHKDAPRVLIANSNIVPHWATWEKFHELDRKGLMMYGQMTAGSWIYIGSQGIVQGTYETFVEMGRRHFNGDLAGKWILTGGLGGMGGAQPLAATMAGASMLAVECRPSSIDMRLRTGYLDVQAKDLDDALAIIDKAAKEKKAVSVAVLGNAAEIFPELVRRGIKPDMVTDQTSAHDPINGYLPKGWTLAQWDHMRETNPKQVEKESRASMALQVQAMLDFHAMGIPVVDYGNNIRQMALEEGVKNAFDFPGFVPAYIRPLFCRGIGPFRWAALSGDPEDIYKTDAKVKELLPDNKHLHNWLDMAKKRIHFQGLPARICWVGLGDRHRLGLAFNEMVARGELKAPIVIGRDHLDSGSVASPNRETEAMKDGSDAVSDWPLLNALINCASGATWVSLHHGGGVGIGFSQHSGMVIVCDGTEDAAKRIERVLWNDPATGVMRHADAGYQEAIDCAKEHGLNLPSLV, translated from the coding sequence ATGACCCGTCTCGACAATTCCCGCGTCATCCGCGCGGCCCATGGCACTGATCTTTCCGCGAAAAGCTGGCTCACCGAAGCCCCCTTGCGCATGCTGATGAACAATCTCGATCCCGACGTCGCCGAGCGCCCTGGCGAGCTCGTCGTCTATGGCGGCATTGGCCGTGCCGCGCGCGATTGGGAAAGCTACGACCGGATCGTCAAGAGCCTGAAGGAGCTTGAGAGCGATCAGACGCTCATCGTGCAGTCGGGCAAGCCGGTCGCCGTGTTCCGCACCCACAAGGATGCGCCGCGCGTGCTGATCGCCAACTCCAACATCGTGCCGCATTGGGCCACGTGGGAAAAGTTCCACGAACTCGATCGCAAGGGCCTGATGATGTACGGCCAGATGACGGCAGGCTCCTGGATCTATATCGGCAGCCAGGGCATCGTGCAGGGCACCTATGAAACCTTCGTCGAAATGGGCCGCCGCCACTTCAACGGCGACCTCGCCGGCAAGTGGATCCTGACCGGCGGTCTCGGCGGCATGGGCGGCGCGCAGCCGCTCGCCGCGACCATGGCCGGCGCCTCGATGCTCGCTGTCGAATGCCGCCCCTCCAGCATCGACATGCGGCTGCGCACCGGCTATCTCGACGTTCAGGCGAAGGATCTCGATGATGCGCTCGCCATCATCGACAAGGCCGCGAAGGAAAAGAAGGCCGTCTCGGTCGCCGTGCTCGGCAATGCCGCCGAAATCTTCCCCGAACTGGTGCGCCGTGGCATCAAGCCCGACATGGTGACCGATCAGACCTCGGCCCACGATCCGATCAACGGTTATCTGCCGAAGGGCTGGACGCTCGCCCAGTGGGATCACATGCGCGAGACCAATCCGAAGCAGGTGGAAAAGGAATCCCGCGCGTCGATGGCGCTGCAGGTCCAGGCCATGCTCGACTTCCACGCCATGGGCATTCCGGTTGTCGATTACGGCAACAACATCCGTCAGATGGCGCTGGAAGAGGGCGTGAAGAACGCGTTCGATTTCCCGGGCTTCGTGCCGGCCTATATCCGTCCGCTGTTCTGCCGCGGCATCGGCCCGTTCCGCTGGGCTGCGCTCTCGGGCGATCCGGAGGACATCTACAAGACCGACGCGAAGGTGAAGGAACTGCTGCCCGACAACAAGCACCTGCACAATTGGCTCGACATGGCCAAGAAGCGCATCCACTTCCAGGGCCTGCCGGCGCGCATCTGCTGGGTTGGCCTCGGCGACCGCCACCGCCTCGGCCTCGCCTTCAACGAAATGGTCGCTAGGGGCGAATTGAAGGCGCCGATCGTGATCGGCCGCGACCATCTCGATTCCGGTTCGGTCGCCTCACCCAACCGCGAGACCGAAGCGATGAAGGACGGCTCGGACGCCGTGTCCGATTGGCCGCTGCTCAACGCGCTCATCAATTGCGCCTCGGGCGCGACCTGGGTGTCGCTGCATCACGGTGGCGGCGTCGGCATCGGCTTCTCGCAGCATTCGGGCATGGTGATCGTTTGCGACGGCACCGAGGATGCGGCCAAGCGTATCGAGCGCGTGCTGTGGAATGATCCGGCGACGGGTGTCATGCGTCACGCGGACGCGGGCTACCAGGAGGCGATCGATTGCGCCAAGGAACATGGCCTCAACCTGCCGAGCCTGGTGTAA
- a CDS encoding HutD/Ves family protein gives MRLIPASSYTSMPWKNGGGVTTEIAVYPEGAGLETFEWRVSTAHVASDGPFSLFPNIDRTLSVLNGGGIVLHGGETVSLTPQTMPYAFAADTPVSAALIDGAIDDLNVMTRRGEWTHSVKCVDFDSRWVDEALDDLVLIYCAAGHISLARDEVTGGTLVLEKGEQAELSADGASRIYVIGLNRG, from the coding sequence ATGCGCCTGATTCCCGCCAGCAGCTACACATCCATGCCCTGGAAGAACGGCGGCGGCGTCACGACGGAAATCGCCGTCTATCCGGAAGGCGCCGGGCTCGAGACGTTTGAATGGCGCGTGAGTACGGCCCATGTCGCTAGCGACGGGCCGTTCTCGTTGTTTCCCAACATCGACCGCACGCTTTCGGTGCTCAACGGCGGCGGCATCGTCCTGCATGGTGGCGAAACCGTCTCGCTCACCCCGCAAACCATGCCTTACGCTTTTGCCGCCGACACGCCCGTCAGCGCCGCGCTGATCGACGGCGCGATCGACGACCTCAATGTCATGACCCGGCGCGGGGAATGGACGCACAGTGTCAAATGCGTCGATTTCGACAGCCGCTGGGTCGACGAAGCGCTCGACGACCTGGTGCTGATCTATTGCGCAGCGGGGCATATTTCGCTCGCGCGCGACGAGGTGACCGGCGGGACCCTCGTGCTGGAAAAGGGCGAGCAGGCCGAACTCTCGGCCGACGGCGCGTCACGAATTTATGTCATCGGCTTGAATCGCGGATAA
- a CDS encoding RrF2 family transcriptional regulator, with protein sequence MLTNKGKYGLKAMVHLAGMQPGQPALVSDIAAANDIPKKFLDAILGDLRNAGLLHSKKGRGGGYVLAKPAHEIMVGQIIRILDGPLAPLACASPNYYRRCEDCVDESTCATRLMMVEVRNAIARILDHRSLAEMRTLAHLDEVPMYHI encoded by the coding sequence ATGCTCACCAACAAAGGCAAGTACGGATTGAAGGCGATGGTCCACCTCGCCGGCATGCAGCCCGGCCAGCCAGCCCTCGTGTCCGACATTGCCGCGGCCAACGACATTCCGAAAAAATTCCTCGATGCGATCCTGGGCGATCTGCGCAACGCCGGCCTTTTGCATTCGAAAAAGGGGCGGGGCGGCGGCTATGTGCTGGCCAAGCCGGCGCATGAGATCATGGTCGGCCAGATCATCCGCATCCTCGACGGGCCGCTCGCGCCGCTCGCCTGCGCCAGCCCAAACTATTATCGCCGCTGCGAGGATTGCGTCGACGAAAGCACCTGCGCCACGCGGCTCATGATGGTGGAAGTGCGCAACGCCATCGCCCGCATTCTCGACCACCGCAGCCTTGCTGAAATGCGCACTCTCGCGCATCTCGACGAGGTGCCGATGTATCATATTTGA
- a CDS encoding MBL fold metallo-hydrolase, giving the protein MGMNKITENAWLLALGNANAILLQHGGELTLIDAGFPGKAGVVLDAIAQLGKRPTDLKHLVFTHSHPDHIGSAAAIVRATGARTYMHAVDAPLAESGGPFRPMTAARGLVQRIAFRTVWDPNEQMEPFKIDQHIADAETLPLAGGLHAIHVPGHDAGQLAFLWQGSRLLIAGDVFTNIFGLADPIGFEDEAEGRRSQRKLAALQFDRAVFGHGNAILSKASERFRRKMR; this is encoded by the coding sequence ATGGGTATGAACAAGATCACCGAAAACGCGTGGCTTCTGGCGCTCGGCAACGCGAATGCCATCCTGCTTCAGCATGGCGGGGAACTCACGCTGATCGATGCAGGCTTTCCGGGCAAGGCGGGGGTGGTCCTGGATGCGATAGCCCAACTCGGCAAGCGCCCCACCGACCTCAAGCACCTGGTCTTCACCCACAGCCACCCCGACCACATTGGCAGCGCGGCGGCCATCGTCCGCGCAACCGGTGCGCGAACTTACATGCACGCGGTTGATGCGCCCCTTGCCGAGAGCGGTGGCCCATTCCGGCCGATGACGGCCGCGCGCGGCCTCGTCCAAAGAATCGCGTTTCGCACTGTCTGGGACCCCAACGAGCAGATGGAGCCGTTCAAAATCGACCAGCACATTGCCGATGCGGAGACGCTACCACTCGCAGGTGGTTTGCACGCGATCCACGTGCCGGGACATGACGCCGGACAGCTCGCCTTTTTGTGGCAGGGGAGCCGCTTGCTCATCGCGGGCGATGTCTTCACGAACATTTTCGGCCTCGCCGATCCGATCGGCTTCGAGGACGAGGCGGAAGGACGGCGCAGCCAGCGCAAACTGGCGGCGCTTCAGTTTGACAGGGCCGTTTTCGGCCACGGCAACGCCATCCTGTCCAAGGCGTCCGAGCGCTTCCGTCGCAAGATGCGCTGA
- a CDS encoding TetR/AcrR family transcriptional regulator → MNTFEQTTKPTTPYHHGDLRRALLDSASAILSETGRWDFSLREVAKRAGVSHNAPYRHFADKEALLAAVGVAGFEALRARTTAAAKETSDAVEALKALGQAYVDFGASNPALYRLMFGQAVPNIDGRSPDIVEAANANRAVVRNVILAGARTGQFAVDPDDADDVTTTVVAAGSLVHGFTLLIIDGLIERMVKREAVEGLAMKVFVRFIAGLTPKHGKST, encoded by the coding sequence ATGAACACTTTTGAGCAAACGACCAAACCCACGACGCCCTACCACCACGGCGATTTGCGCCGGGCCCTGCTGGACAGCGCGAGCGCGATCCTGTCCGAGACGGGGCGGTGGGACTTTTCGCTGCGCGAGGTCGCCAAGCGTGCAGGTGTCAGCCACAACGCTCCCTACCGACACTTCGCGGACAAGGAGGCCTTGCTCGCGGCCGTTGGTGTGGCGGGCTTCGAGGCGCTGCGCGCACGCACGACGGCGGCAGCGAAAGAAACGTCAGACGCCGTTGAAGCCTTGAAGGCCTTGGGACAAGCCTATGTGGACTTCGGGGCCTCCAATCCCGCGCTCTACCGATTGATGTTCGGCCAGGCCGTTCCCAACATCGATGGCCGCTCCCCAGACATTGTCGAGGCCGCCAACGCTAACCGCGCGGTTGTACGAAATGTGATCCTCGCAGGGGCTCGGACCGGTCAGTTTGCGGTTGATCCCGACGATGCGGACGACGTCACGACGACGGTTGTTGCGGCGGGATCCCTCGTTCACGGGTTCACGCTTCTGATCATTGATGGGCTCATCGAGAGAATGGTGAAGCGCGAAGCGGTTGAGGGTTTGGCGATGAAGGTATTCGTGCGGTTCATCGCCGGCCTGACGCCAAAACACGGAAAATCGACCTGA
- a CDS encoding PadR family transcriptional regulator, translating into MFGRHFGDCRSSSHRGWHRGEERDCAPRRRGGDEDSESSGFGFGRGGWSGGRGSRMFGHGDLRLVLLVMIQEKPRHGYDLIRAIEDKFGGAYAPSPGAVYPTLTLLEEQDHVRSEAVGGGKKLYTITPEGEAFLAANRDTADALMARMDVAASAFRGRSTPDAVREAYHTMRHALHLRAGHWTSEEIARVRAIIEKAARDIAGGQG; encoded by the coding sequence ATGTTTGGACGACACTTTGGCGATTGCCGCTCTTCGTCTCACCGGGGCTGGCATCGGGGCGAGGAGCGCGATTGCGCGCCGCGGCGGCGCGGTGGGGATGAGGACTCCGAAAGCAGCGGGTTCGGCTTTGGCCGCGGGGGCTGGTCGGGCGGCCGGGGCAGCCGCATGTTCGGGCACGGCGATCTGCGGCTTGTGCTCCTGGTCATGATCCAGGAAAAGCCGCGGCACGGCTATGACCTCATCCGCGCGATCGAAGACAAGTTCGGCGGCGCCTATGCCCCGAGCCCTGGTGCGGTCTATCCGACTTTAACGTTGCTGGAGGAGCAAGACCATGTCCGCAGCGAAGCCGTGGGCGGCGGCAAGAAGCTCTACACGATCACCCCCGAGGGCGAGGCTTTTCTTGCGGCCAATCGCGACACGGCCGATGCGCTGATGGCGCGCATGGACGTGGCGGCAAGCGCTTTCCGAGGCCGCTCGACCCCCGATGCGGTACGCGAAGCCTATCACACCATGCGCCACGCGCTACACCTGCGCGCCGGTCATTGGACGTCGGAGGAAATCGCTCGCGTCCGCGCGATCATCGAAAAAGCCGCGCGCGACATCGCCGGCGGGCAGGGCTGA
- a CDS encoding MFS transporter, with translation MTDGLPNPQRLFAFLTIAIALTMAVLDGAIVNVALPSIGQDLAITPAQTIWVVNAYQLAVTISLLPLASIGDSVGYKKCYWTGLAVFTVASFACANAHSLLFLSLARVVQGFGAAGVMSVNIALVRFIFPRAQLGIGVGYTALVVAVSSAAGPSVASAILSVGHWQWLFLVNVPLGLAALVIAARALPVTPASGNRFDVLSALLNAITFGALIAGLNALSDEGHGERGAILIAIAAVFGVIFVQRERRLTIPMLPVDLLRLPVFALSVVTSIGSFAAQSMAYVALPFFFEQDLGRSETATGLLMTPWPLMTALTAPIAGKLSDQIPPERLGSIGLTILAIGLILIATMGAEPSSVDIGWRLAICGLGFGIFQSPNNKILIGSAPRERSGGASGIQSTARLLGQSMGAVTVAVVFGVVRGHQTVIITSIAALLALIAAGASGLRKTAVR, from the coding sequence GTGACCGACGGCTTGCCCAATCCCCAGCGCCTGTTTGCCTTTCTGACGATTGCCATCGCCTTGACAATGGCCGTGCTCGACGGCGCCATCGTCAATGTCGCTCTGCCCTCGATCGGCCAGGACCTCGCGATCACCCCGGCGCAAACGATTTGGGTGGTCAACGCGTATCAGCTCGCCGTCACCATTTCGCTACTGCCGCTCGCCTCGATCGGCGACAGTGTAGGCTACAAGAAATGCTACTGGACCGGCCTTGCGGTCTTCACCGTGGCGTCCTTTGCCTGCGCCAATGCGCATAGTCTTTTGTTTCTGTCCCTCGCCCGGGTCGTGCAGGGCTTTGGCGCAGCCGGCGTCATGAGCGTCAACATCGCTTTGGTCCGCTTTATCTTTCCGCGCGCCCAGCTCGGGATTGGCGTCGGCTATACGGCGCTGGTCGTTGCCGTCTCGTCCGCGGCGGGGCCGAGCGTCGCCTCGGCGATTCTCTCGGTCGGCCATTGGCAATGGCTGTTTCTCGTCAATGTGCCGCTCGGTCTGGCCGCACTCGTTATTGCCGCACGGGCGCTGCCAGTGACGCCGGCCTCGGGCAACCGCTTTGACGTGCTCAGCGCCTTGCTCAACGCCATCACCTTCGGCGCGCTCATCGCCGGCCTCAACGCTTTGAGCGATGAAGGCCACGGCGAGCGCGGCGCTATCCTCATTGCCATCGCCGCGGTCTTCGGCGTGATTTTCGTGCAGCGCGAACGGCGCCTGACCATCCCGATGTTGCCGGTGGACTTGCTGCGCCTGCCGGTCTTCGCCCTGTCGGTCGTGACCTCGATCGGCTCTTTCGCCGCGCAGAGCATGGCCTATGTGGCGCTGCCCTTCTTTTTCGAGCAGGACCTCGGCCGCTCCGAAACGGCGACCGGCCTCTTGATGACGCCCTGGCCGCTGATGACCGCGCTGACGGCACCGATTGCCGGCAAATTGTCGGACCAGATTCCGCCCGAACGGCTCGGCAGCATCGGCCTCACCATCCTGGCTATCGGCCTTATTCTGATCGCCACCATGGGCGCGGAGCCGTCCAGCGTCGATATCGGCTGGCGGCTGGCCATTTGCGGCCTCGGCTTCGGCATTTTCCAGTCGCCGAACAACAAGATCCTCATCGGCAGCGCGCCGCGCGAACGCAGCGGCGGCGCCAGCGGCATTCAATCGACTGCGCGGCTGCTCGGGCAATCAATGGGCGCAGTGACGGTCGCCGTCGTGTTCGGCGTCGTGCGCGGGCACCAAACCGTGATCATCACGAGCATCGCCGCGCTGCTCGCGCTGATCGCCGCCGGCGCGAGCGGCCTGCGCAAAACCGCCGTGCGGTAA
- a CDS encoding NAD(P)-dependent oxidoreductase: MDEGKGDLAYAPGIVAGRLSAEDYAANFTDLHPPLTLHEARVEAERCYFCYDAPCQAACPTSIDIPLFIREIAAGNEIGAAETILSSNILGGMCARVCPTETLCEEACVREAAEGKPVQIGLLQRRATDALLSAGRQPFKQGPSTGKRVAVVGAGPAGLACAHKLAELGHAVTLFDARDKLGGLNEFGLAAYKTTNNFAQREIDFVLGIGGIEVKAGHRLGQDMDLASLRHGFDAVFLGVGLGGTNKLGLEDEANLSGTGDAVDYIAQLRQAASLGDLPVGRRVVVIGGGMTAVDIAVQSKRLGADEVTIVYRRGPEQMKASGYEQELALGDGVVIRHWLAPQALIGVNGNVEGMRFERMQDEDGQLKGSGETISLAADVVFSAIGQVLTFAEDGLTTKAGRIVVDAERRTSLPDVWAGGDCIFGGQDLTVSAVEDGKQAALSIDRALRGTQA; this comes from the coding sequence ATGGACGAGGGGAAAGGGGACCTGGCCTACGCGCCGGGTATTGTGGCCGGTCGTTTATCGGCGGAGGATTATGCGGCGAATTTTACCGATCTGCATCCGCCGCTGACCTTGCATGAGGCGCGGGTCGAGGCGGAGCGGTGCTATTTTTGCTACGACGCGCCGTGTCAGGCCGCCTGTCCGACCTCGATCGACATTCCGTTATTCATCCGCGAGATCGCCGCCGGCAACGAGATCGGCGCGGCGGAGACGATTTTGTCGTCCAACATCTTAGGGGGCATGTGCGCCCGCGTCTGCCCGACCGAAACCTTGTGCGAAGAGGCCTGCGTGCGCGAGGCGGCCGAAGGCAAGCCGGTGCAGATCGGCCTGCTGCAGCGGCGCGCCACCGATGCGCTCCTAAGCGCCGGCCGCCAGCCGTTCAAGCAAGGACCCTCGACCGGCAAGCGCGTTGCGGTGGTCGGCGCCGGTCCGGCCGGCCTCGCCTGCGCCCACAAGCTCGCCGAACTTGGCCACGCCGTGACGCTCTTTGACGCGCGCGATAAGCTCGGCGGTCTCAACGAATTCGGTCTTGCCGCCTACAAGACGACGAATAATTTCGCCCAGCGCGAGATCGATTTCGTGCTCGGCATCGGCGGCATCGAGGTGAAGGCCGGGCACCGGCTCGGCCAGGACATGGATCTCGCCTCGCTGCGGCACGGGTTCGATGCGGTGTTTCTTGGCGTCGGCCTCGGCGGCACCAACAAGCTCGGCCTCGAGGACGAGGCCAATTTGAGCGGCACGGGCGACGCGGTCGATTACATCGCGCAATTGCGGCAGGCTGCCAGCCTTGGTGATCTGCCCGTCGGCCGCCGGGTCGTTGTGATCGGCGGCGGCATGACCGCGGTTGACATTGCCGTGCAATCGAAGCGCCTTGGCGCCGATGAGGTGACGATCGTCTACCGCCGCGGCCCGGAGCAGATGAAGGCGAGCGGCTACGAGCAGGAACTTGCGCTCGGCGACGGCGTCGTCATTCGCCATTGGCTGGCGCCGCAGGCACTCATCGGCGTGAACGGTAATGTGGAGGGCATGCGTTTCGAGCGCATGCAGGACGAAGACGGCCAGCTCAAGGGCAGCGGCGAAACGATCTCGCTCGCGGCCGATGTCGTGTTCAGCGCCATCGGGCAGGTCCTGACCTTCGCGGAAGACGGGTTGACGACCAAGGCCGGCCGCATCGTGGTCGATGCCGAGCGGCGCACGTCGCTGCCAGATGTCTGGGCCGGTGGCGACTGCATCTTCGGCGGCCAGGACCTGACCGTTTCGGCGGTGGAGGACGGCAAACAGGCCGCCCTCTCGATCGATCGCGCGCTGCGCGGAACTCAAGCGTGA
- the preA gene encoding NAD-dependent dihydropyrimidine dehydrogenase subunit PreA, whose protein sequence is MANLATDFLGIKSPNPFWLASAPPTDKAYNVVRAFEAGWGGVVWKTLGEAGPPVVNVSGPRYGAWHGPDRRLMGLNNIELITDRPLEVNLAEIAQVKRDWPDRAMVVSLMVPCVEQAWKDILARVVDTGCDGVELNFGCPHGMSERGMGSAVGQVPEYIEMVARWCKEHSNLPVIVKLTPNITDIRFPARAAKRGGADAVSLINTISSIMGVDLDMMAPSPHVDGKGSHGGYCGPAVKPIALNMVAEIARDPETQGLPISGIGGITTWRDAAEFIALGAGTVQVCTAAMTYGFKVVQEMISGLKNWMDEKGYATLDDFRGRAAPKVTDWQYLNLNYVVKAAIDQDLCIKCGRCHIACEDTSHQAITNMVDGVRKFVVKDDECVGCNLCATVCPIENCITMVPQHQGIDPRTGLDYGRPYGNWTEHPNNPMAKVIA, encoded by the coding sequence ATGGCCAATCTTGCGACCGATTTCCTCGGCATCAAATCACCCAATCCCTTCTGGCTCGCCTCCGCGCCGCCGACCGACAAGGCTTACAATGTCGTGCGGGCCTTCGAGGCCGGCTGGGGCGGCGTCGTGTGGAAGACGCTTGGCGAAGCAGGTCCGCCGGTCGTCAATGTCAGCGGTCCGCGCTACGGCGCCTGGCATGGGCCCGACCGCCGGCTGATGGGGCTCAACAATATCGAACTGATCACCGACCGGCCGCTCGAAGTGAACCTGGCCGAAATCGCGCAGGTGAAACGCGACTGGCCCGACCGGGCGATGGTCGTCTCGCTGATGGTGCCCTGCGTCGAGCAGGCCTGGAAAGACATTCTCGCCCGCGTCGTCGACACGGGCTGCGATGGCGTGGAGCTCAATTTCGGCTGCCCCCACGGCATGTCGGAACGCGGCATGGGCTCGGCCGTCGGCCAGGTGCCGGAATATATCGAGATGGTGGCGCGCTGGTGCAAGGAGCATTCGAACCTGCCGGTCATCGTAAAGCTGACCCCCAATATCACTGACATCCGCTTTCCCGCGCGCGCGGCCAAACGCGGCGGCGCCGATGCGGTGTCGCTCATCAACACGATCTCCTCGATCATGGGCGTCGACCTCGACATGATGGCGCCGTCGCCGCATGTGGACGGAAAGGGCTCGCACGGCGGCTATTGCGGCCCCGCAGTGAAGCCGATCGCGCTCAACATGGTGGCGGAAATCGCCCGCGACCCGGAAACGCAAGGCCTGCCGATCTCCGGCATCGGCGGCATCACCACCTGGCGCGACGCGGCCGAATTCATTGCGCTCGGCGCCGGCACTGTGCAGGTGTGTACCGCCGCGATGACCTATGGTTTCAAGGTCGTGCAGGAAATGATTTCCGGTTTGAAGAACTGGATGGACGAGAAGGGCTACGCGACCCTCGACGATTTCCGCGGCCGCGCCGCGCCGAAAGTCACGGATTGGCAATATCTCAATCTGAATTATGTGGTGAAGGCGGCGATCGATCAGGATCTGTGCATCAAATGCGGCCGCTGCCATATCGCCTGCGAAGACACGTCACATCAGGCGATCACCAATATGGTCGATGGGGTGCGCAAATTCGTGGTCAAGGATGACGAATGCGTCGGCTGCAACCTGTGCGCCACGGTGTGTCCGATCGAGAATTGCATCACTATGGTGCCGCAACACCAAGGCATCGACCCGCGCACGGGGCTCGATTACGGCCGGCCGTATGGGAATTGGACGGAGCACCCGAACAACCCCATGGCGAAAGTAATCGCATAG
- a CDS encoding TetR family transcriptional regulator C-terminal domain-containing protein — MGIKVEKEADSVKGAIRTENERLILSAAEQVFAEMGFKGATTAEIARRAKVPKANLHYYFSTKEDLYRILMERLIAIWMNAASTLDETDDPVAALSGYIGAKMDLARQYPYGSKIFASEIMRGAPLIQGYIENTMIPWLDHHSVVIRGWIAEGKLRPIEPKYLFFMIWAATQHYADFSVQIELLNDGRALSDKQFAMAKAQVITTIMNGVLPDGKA; from the coding sequence ATGGGCATAAAGGTGGAAAAAGAGGCCGACTCCGTGAAAGGTGCGATCCGCACGGAGAACGAGCGGCTGATCCTGAGCGCGGCCGAACAAGTCTTCGCCGAAATGGGGTTCAAGGGCGCGACGACGGCCGAGATCGCCCGGCGCGCGAAAGTGCCGAAGGCCAATCTGCACTATTATTTTTCCACCAAGGAAGACCTTTATCGCATCCTGATGGAGCGGCTGATTGCGATCTGGATGAACGCCGCCTCGACGCTCGACGAAACCGACGATCCGGTTGCCGCCTTGTCCGGCTATATCGGCGCCAAGATGGACCTGGCGCGGCAATATCCCTATGGCTCGAAGATCTTCGCCAGCGAAATCATGCGCGGCGCGCCGCTCATTCAAGGCTATATCGAAAACACGATGATCCCCTGGCTCGATCACCACAGCGTAGTCATTCGGGGTTGGATCGCCGAGGGCAAGCTGCGCCCGATCGAGCCGAAATATCTGTTCTTCATGATCTGGGCCGCAACGCAGCATTACGCCGATTTTTCTGTGCAGATCGAATTGTTGAATGACGGCCGGGCGTTGTCGGACAAGCAATTCGCGATGGCCAAGGCGCAGGTGATCACGACGATCATGAATGGTGTGCTGCCGGACGGGAAAGCGTGA